One segment of Panicum virgatum strain AP13 chromosome 3K, P.virgatum_v5, whole genome shotgun sequence DNA contains the following:
- the LOC120699891 gene encoding uncharacterized protein LOC120699891 isoform X1: MDLFGRHRPARRRRGDEGQERPRRAALPLAGLRLYCFSYGALLMFLQGHFNHICADMDNCLLLHLNQLQQRPTSAAVEVSKASQSKGGWSQGSMQVVSPGERWRQLPMQWSGSGQVATGRPCLLSLPGERQNAQSQTQMTTSTTQTSKRDLHICRRIDAFAMCV; this comes from the exons ATGGACCTGTTCGGCCGCCACCGACCggctcggcgccgccggggagacGAAGGGCAGGAGCGTCCCCGTCGCGCTGCTCTTCCGTTGGCGGGTTTAAG gcTATACTGTTTCTCCTATGGTGCTTTGCTTATGTTCTTGCAAG GACACTTTAATCACATCTGTGCTGACATGGATAACTGTCTCTTGCTGCATCTCAACCAG TTGCAGCAGCGGCCAACAAGTGCTGCTGTTGAGGTCAGCAAGGCAAGCCAGAGCAAGGGTGGCTGGAGCCAAG GTAGTATGCaggtggtgagcccaggtgaaagATGGAGACAGTTGCCGATGCAATGGAGTGGGTCTGGACAGGTGGCAACTGGGAGGCCATGCCTTTTATCGCTACCTG GAGAGAGGCAGAATGCCCAGTCCCAAACACAAATGACAACGAGCACCACCCAAACCTCAAAAAGGGATCTGCATATCTGTAGGCGGATTGATGCTTTTGCCATGTGTGTCTGA
- the LOC120699891 gene encoding uncharacterized protein LOC120699891 isoform X2 — MFFFSQGYTVSPMVLCLCSCKCPNWLKLLPQAGHFNHICADMDNCLLLHLNQLQQRPTSAAVEVSKASQSKGGWSQGSMQVVSPGERWRQLPMQWSGSGQVATGRPCLLSLPGERQNAQSQTQMTTSTTQTSKRDLHICRRIDAFAMCV, encoded by the exons atgttttttttttctcaaggcTATACTGTTTCTCCTATGGTGCTTTGCTTATGTTCTTGCAAG TGTCCTAATTGGCTAAAATTGCTCCCACAAGCAGGACACTTTAATCACATCTGTGCTGACATGGATAACTGTCTCTTGCTGCATCTCAACCAG TTGCAGCAGCGGCCAACAAGTGCTGCTGTTGAGGTCAGCAAGGCAAGCCAGAGCAAGGGTGGCTGGAGCCAAG GTAGTATGCaggtggtgagcccaggtgaaagATGGAGACAGTTGCCGATGCAATGGAGTGGGTCTGGACAGGTGGCAACTGGGAGGCCATGCCTTTTATCGCTACCTG GAGAGAGGCAGAATGCCCAGTCCCAAACACAAATGACAACGAGCACCACCCAAACCTCAAAAAGGGATCTGCATATCTGTAGGCGGATTGATGCTTTTGCCATGTGTGTCTGA
- the LOC120699891 gene encoding uncharacterized protein LOC120699891 isoform X3: MVLCLCSCKCPNWLKLLPQAGHFNHICADMDNCLLLHLNQLQQRPTSAAVEVSKASQSKGGWSQGSMQVVSPGERWRQLPMQWSGSGQVATGRPCLLSLPGERQNAQSQTQMTTSTTQTSKRDLHICRRIDAFAMCV; this comes from the exons ATGGTGCTTTGCTTATGTTCTTGCAAG TGTCCTAATTGGCTAAAATTGCTCCCACAAGCAGGACACTTTAATCACATCTGTGCTGACATGGATAACTGTCTCTTGCTGCATCTCAACCAG TTGCAGCAGCGGCCAACAAGTGCTGCTGTTGAGGTCAGCAAGGCAAGCCAGAGCAAGGGTGGCTGGAGCCAAG GTAGTATGCaggtggtgagcccaggtgaaagATGGAGACAGTTGCCGATGCAATGGAGTGGGTCTGGACAGGTGGCAACTGGGAGGCCATGCCTTTTATCGCTACCTG GAGAGAGGCAGAATGCCCAGTCCCAAACACAAATGACAACGAGCACCACCCAAACCTCAAAAAGGGATCTGCATATCTGTAGGCGGATTGATGCTTTTGCCATGTGTGTCTGA
- the LOC120699893 gene encoding uncharacterized protein LOC120699893: MYIVPLLIEVQVQYLLLKGKDDNLSSSAIRNMIRIKALSKTTQIFVEAEPSLAYAAKVIGILSLSLLLGARDRISEFLNKKGLAIDKSFLALLFVWIVTVKGAYTTLKELKIITELVQYYVKLLEKDKKEK, from the exons ATGTATATAGTACCATTGCTAATAGAGGTACAAGTCCAGTACTTGCTTTTGAAAGGGAAGGATGACAACTTGTCATCAAGTGCCATTCGCAATATGATCCGTATAAAG GCACTATCGAAGACCACCCAAATATTTGTTGAAGCCGAGCCATCACTTGCTTATGCTGCAAAGGTGATTGGGATCTTAAGTCTCTCTTTGTTGCTGGGAGCAAGGGATAGGATTTCGGAGTTCTTGAACAAGAAAGGTTTAGCGATTGACAAGTCTTTTTTAGCACTACTGTTTGTGTGGATTGTAACTGTAAAAGGTGCCTACACAACATTGAAGGAGTTGAAAATAATTACAGAGTTGGTCCAGTACTACGTAAAGCTTTTGGAGAAAGATAAGAAAGAGAAGTAG
- the LOC120699895 gene encoding uncharacterized protein LOC120699895 isoform X1: MLRSSFMLVRFFFSDMIYFDAPAQFFHSASVLQMTEEVIKEVITSTPASAEPKCEDLMISSPVIADGTSMPPDVKRKEKPVPHYLRASSRSCHDNCKYGIKHSSEPKKYWPISRKQLRRVSAGNHEHSPVEIRLPKTSRPRKEDQKLKNSHENDGDATAPGKPELTNPKAPLERAPDHFDSISCVEDLSGQASEPIVAETQPTDAECFVITHDDVADSEDGVSSNGAESIEMEMPLAIQDIDESGEQTEDAILPANNVLVVDHVPDQSANDCASSDKRTTQAVIASEKHKQAALGTKSKSSANEPVKPKVKTTSSISRNIVSSQRNGKASHLKATDAAVESSSGPKTTTKTADATATKKFSNPERKFSSTVASAAPKVKEIKVPSSSSATDSAAKPARLAKLKSQTVKNAPSPPLSSGKQSERRMAEKNAVKNVLVLRKKGDEKVVPGPLKLSRSVNMSGKSISSLRLKSIRKDKIAPPIKSSKKVSETENSAADAKNAKEKILKMASPKVRKPEVNNKESRPPRKEKPDTSRTAIARRAKPAPIAPSSTVAPASQPRKLTFRRGKVLNPDDSSSSTPRRLRFRPAMAAADASAARSRGIRITGRRSGGGSAAARDAGAEVVVLRRRRQDGEETKKQEQVLLNNVIEETASRLVAEARKSKVKALVGAFETVISLQETGKAAAPVAAASVAP, translated from the exons ATGTTGCGATCTTCGTTCATGTTGGTgcggttttttttttcagatatgATTTATTTTGATGCCCCTGCTCAGTTCTTTCATTCTG CTTCTGTGCTTCAAATGACTGAAGAAGTGATCAAAGAGGTCATCACCTCAACTCCTGCATCAGCTGAACCAAAATGTGAAGACCTCATGATAAGCTCTCCAGTAATCGCAGATGGCACCAGCATGCCGCCTGATGTtaagaggaaggagaagccaGTCCCACATTACCTAAGAGCGTCTAGTAGGTCTTGCCATGACAACTGCAAGTATGGGATCAAGCATTCCTCTGAACCCAAAAAGTACTGGCCTATTAGTCGCAAGCAATTGCGTCGTGTGAGTGCTGGAAATCATGAACACAGCCCAGTCGAAATCAGACTACCAAAAACTTCCAGGCCAAGAAAGGAGGACCAAAAGCTGAAAAATTCTCATGAAAATGATGGTGATGCTACTGCTCCTGGTAAGCCTGAACTCACCAATCCCAAGGCACCACTGGAAAGAGCACCTGATCATTTTGACAGCATTTCCTGCGTGGAAGATTTGTCAGGTCAAGCATCTGAACCTATTGTGGCTGAAACGCAGCCAACTGATGCAGAATGCTTCGTCATCACTCACGATGATGTGGCAGACTCTGAAGATGGAGTTTCATCGAATGGAGCTGAAAGCATTGAGATGGAGATGCCATTAGCTATCCAGGACATTGATGAATCTGGCGAACAAACTGAGGATGCCATTCTGCCAGCTAACAATGTACTAGTTGTAGATCATGTACCTGATCAATCAGCAAATGATTGTGCAAGTTCAGATAAGAGGACTACTCAGGCTGTGATAGCATCAGAGAAGCACAAACAGGCTGCGCTTGGTACTAAATCAAAGAGCTCAGCTAATGAACCTGTAAAACCAAAGGTGAAAACGACATCAAGTATATCCAGGAATATTGTCTCAAGCCAGAGAAATGGAAAAGCATCGCATCTGAAAGCTACTGATGCAGCAGTTGAAAGCTCCAGTGGACCAAAGACAACGACAAAAACTGCAGATGCTACTGCTACTAAAAAATTCAGTAACCCGGAGAGGAAATTCAGCTCAACTGTTGCGTCAGCTGCGCCAAAAGTTAAGGAGATCAAAGTACCATCATCCTCTAGCGCAACCGATTCAGCTGCCAAACCTGCTAGGTTAGCAAAGCTGAAGTCTCAGACAGTGAAAAATGCTCCCTCTCCACCGCTTTCATCAGGGAAACAGAGTGAAAGAAGGATGGCAGAAAAGAATGCTGTCAAGAATGTTCTAGTCTTGCGAAAGAAGGGAGATGAGAAGGTGGTACCAGGTCCACTGAAACTGTCTCGTTCTGTAAACATGTCTGGCAAGTCCATCTCGAGCCTCAGGTTGAAAtcaatcagaaaagacaaaattgcTCCCCCAATCAAGAGCAGTAAGAAGGTTTCTGAAACAGAAAATTCAGCCGCTGATGCTAAGAATGCCAAGGAGAAAATTTTGAAGATGGCTTCACCAAAAGTGCGAAAACCAGAAGTTAACAACAAAGAGAGCCGTCCTCCACGCAAAG AAAAACCTGACACTTCAAGAACTGCAATCGCAAGGAGAGCGAAGCCTGCACCGATCGCCCCCTCAAGCACCGTGGCACCAGCGTCGCAGCCTCGCAAGCTGACGTTCCGCCGGGGCAAGGTGCTGAACCCtgacgacagcagcagcagcacgccgAGACGGCTCCGGTTcaggcccgccatggccgcggcagACGCGAGCGCCGCCAGGAGCAGGGGCATCAGAATCACCggcaggaggagcggcggcggcagcgccgcggCGAGGGACGCTGGCGCCGAGGTCgtcgtgctgcggcggcggcggcaggacggCGAGGAGACGAAGAAGCAGGAGCAGGTGCTGCTCAACAACGTGATCGAGGAGACGGCGAGCCGGCTCGTCGCCGAGGCGAGGAAGAGCAAGGTGAAGGCGCTGGTCGGCGCCTTCGAGACCGTCATCTCGCTGCAGGAGACCGGCAAGGCTGCtgctccggtggcggcggcaagcgTGGCGCCATGA
- the LOC120699895 gene encoding uncharacterized protein LOC120699895 isoform X2: MTEEVIKEVITSTPASAEPKCEDLMISSPVIADGTSMPPDVKRKEKPVPHYLRASSRSCHDNCKYGIKHSSEPKKYWPISRKQLRRVSAGNHEHSPVEIRLPKTSRPRKEDQKLKNSHENDGDATAPGKPELTNPKAPLERAPDHFDSISCVEDLSGQASEPIVAETQPTDAECFVITHDDVADSEDGVSSNGAESIEMEMPLAIQDIDESGEQTEDAILPANNVLVVDHVPDQSANDCASSDKRTTQAVIASEKHKQAALGTKSKSSANEPVKPKVKTTSSISRNIVSSQRNGKASHLKATDAAVESSSGPKTTTKTADATATKKFSNPERKFSSTVASAAPKVKEIKVPSSSSATDSAAKPARLAKLKSQTVKNAPSPPLSSGKQSERRMAEKNAVKNVLVLRKKGDEKVVPGPLKLSRSVNMSGKSISSLRLKSIRKDKIAPPIKSSKKVSETENSAADAKNAKEKILKMASPKVRKPEVNNKESRPPRKEKPDTSRTAIARRAKPAPIAPSSTVAPASQPRKLTFRRGKVLNPDDSSSSTPRRLRFRPAMAAADASAARSRGIRITGRRSGGGSAAARDAGAEVVVLRRRRQDGEETKKQEQVLLNNVIEETASRLVAEARKSKVKALVGAFETVISLQETGKAAAPVAAASVAP, translated from the exons ATGACTGAAGAAGTGATCAAAGAGGTCATCACCTCAACTCCTGCATCAGCTGAACCAAAATGTGAAGACCTCATGATAAGCTCTCCAGTAATCGCAGATGGCACCAGCATGCCGCCTGATGTtaagaggaaggagaagccaGTCCCACATTACCTAAGAGCGTCTAGTAGGTCTTGCCATGACAACTGCAAGTATGGGATCAAGCATTCCTCTGAACCCAAAAAGTACTGGCCTATTAGTCGCAAGCAATTGCGTCGTGTGAGTGCTGGAAATCATGAACACAGCCCAGTCGAAATCAGACTACCAAAAACTTCCAGGCCAAGAAAGGAGGACCAAAAGCTGAAAAATTCTCATGAAAATGATGGTGATGCTACTGCTCCTGGTAAGCCTGAACTCACCAATCCCAAGGCACCACTGGAAAGAGCACCTGATCATTTTGACAGCATTTCCTGCGTGGAAGATTTGTCAGGTCAAGCATCTGAACCTATTGTGGCTGAAACGCAGCCAACTGATGCAGAATGCTTCGTCATCACTCACGATGATGTGGCAGACTCTGAAGATGGAGTTTCATCGAATGGAGCTGAAAGCATTGAGATGGAGATGCCATTAGCTATCCAGGACATTGATGAATCTGGCGAACAAACTGAGGATGCCATTCTGCCAGCTAACAATGTACTAGTTGTAGATCATGTACCTGATCAATCAGCAAATGATTGTGCAAGTTCAGATAAGAGGACTACTCAGGCTGTGATAGCATCAGAGAAGCACAAACAGGCTGCGCTTGGTACTAAATCAAAGAGCTCAGCTAATGAACCTGTAAAACCAAAGGTGAAAACGACATCAAGTATATCCAGGAATATTGTCTCAAGCCAGAGAAATGGAAAAGCATCGCATCTGAAAGCTACTGATGCAGCAGTTGAAAGCTCCAGTGGACCAAAGACAACGACAAAAACTGCAGATGCTACTGCTACTAAAAAATTCAGTAACCCGGAGAGGAAATTCAGCTCAACTGTTGCGTCAGCTGCGCCAAAAGTTAAGGAGATCAAAGTACCATCATCCTCTAGCGCAACCGATTCAGCTGCCAAACCTGCTAGGTTAGCAAAGCTGAAGTCTCAGACAGTGAAAAATGCTCCCTCTCCACCGCTTTCATCAGGGAAACAGAGTGAAAGAAGGATGGCAGAAAAGAATGCTGTCAAGAATGTTCTAGTCTTGCGAAAGAAGGGAGATGAGAAGGTGGTACCAGGTCCACTGAAACTGTCTCGTTCTGTAAACATGTCTGGCAAGTCCATCTCGAGCCTCAGGTTGAAAtcaatcagaaaagacaaaattgcTCCCCCAATCAAGAGCAGTAAGAAGGTTTCTGAAACAGAAAATTCAGCCGCTGATGCTAAGAATGCCAAGGAGAAAATTTTGAAGATGGCTTCACCAAAAGTGCGAAAACCAGAAGTTAACAACAAAGAGAGCCGTCCTCCACGCAAAG AAAAACCTGACACTTCAAGAACTGCAATCGCAAGGAGAGCGAAGCCTGCACCGATCGCCCCCTCAAGCACCGTGGCACCAGCGTCGCAGCCTCGCAAGCTGACGTTCCGCCGGGGCAAGGTGCTGAACCCtgacgacagcagcagcagcacgccgAGACGGCTCCGGTTcaggcccgccatggccgcggcagACGCGAGCGCCGCCAGGAGCAGGGGCATCAGAATCACCggcaggaggagcggcggcggcagcgccgcggCGAGGGACGCTGGCGCCGAGGTCgtcgtgctgcggcggcggcggcaggacggCGAGGAGACGAAGAAGCAGGAGCAGGTGCTGCTCAACAACGTGATCGAGGAGACGGCGAGCCGGCTCGTCGCCGAGGCGAGGAAGAGCAAGGTGAAGGCGCTGGTCGGCGCCTTCGAGACCGTCATCTCGCTGCAGGAGACCGGCAAGGCTGCtgctccggtggcggcggcaagcgTGGCGCCATGA
- the LOC120699897 gene encoding heparanase-like protein 2 — protein MNLWFIFLLPLLCLPARVRSEDYSDVTVIVRGSETIASTSDEFVCATIDWWPPEKCNYDQCPWGRASVLNLDLTNPLLAKAIQAFSPLRIRVGGSLQDQVLYGTPNLGSPCDPFTKVSGGLFGFSQGCITLERWDAINDLFLNTGAVVTFGLNALQGRRQISRSVWGGPWNSSNAREFMEYTVSMNYPIDSWEFGNELSGSGIGASVGAEQYGKDLVELQTIINELYGDSRKPLVVAPGGFYDQKWFAQLLKVSGPNVLNAMTHHIYNLGAGNDPQVPDRILNPQYLSRTSDTFRSLQLTIQRHGPWSAPWVGEAGGAYNSGSRLVSNTFLNSFWYLDQLGQSAKYDTKVYCRQTLIGGNYGLLDTDTFVPNPDYYSALLWHRLMGTGVLSTDISGSSYLRAYVHCGKQKGGVALLLLNLHQSMGFMVSVRNDLNVNLAEGQGIRRDNVFVRGLKRTVSWVGSKASDGYSKREEYHLSAKDGNPFARTMLLNGVPLELTEDGDIPPLYPVEVSVNSPIYVAPLTIAFIVFPDFEAEACGR, from the exons ATGAACTTATGGTTTATctttctcttgcctcttctctgcCTGCCTGCACGGGTTCGATCAGAGGATTACTCGGATGTGACTGTAATTGTTCGAGGCTCTGAGACAATTGCTTCAACCAGCGATGAGTTTGTCTGCGCCACCATTGATTGGTGGCCCCCAGAGAAGTGTAACTATGACCAATGTCCATGGGGAAGGGCTTCTGTCTTAAATTTG GACTTGACTAATCCTTTGTTGGCTAAAGCTATTCAAG CCTTTAGCCCACTACGAATCAGAGTCGGAGGCTCCTTACAAGATCAGGTGCTATATGGCACACCAAATTTGGGATCTCCATGCGATCCATTTACTAAGGTTTCAGGCGGTCTGTTTGGGTTTTCTCAAGGATGCATAACCTTGGAAAGATGGGATGCTATTAATGATCTGTTCCTGAATACAGG TGCAGTTGTTACATTTGGTCTTAATGCACTTCAAGGACGACGGCAGATAAGCAGAAGTGTTTGGGGAGGTCCTTGGAATTCGAGCAATGCTCGAGAGTTCATGGAATACACAGTTTCAATGAACTATCCTATAGATTCTTGGGAATTTG GTAATGAATTGAGTGGAAGTGGAATTGGTGCGAGTGTGGGAGCTGAACAATATGGAAAGGACCTAGTTGaactccaaacaatcatcaacgaGTTATATGGAGATTCCAGGAAACCACTGGTTGTAGCCCCAGGAGGATTTTATGACCAAAAATGGTTTGCTCAACTTCTTAAGGTATCCGGGCCAAATGTTCTCAATGCAATGACTCATCATATTTACAACCTTGGTGCTG GTAACGATCCACAAGTTCCAGATAGAATTTTGAACCCACAATATTTGAGCCGGACTTCCGACACATTCAGAAGTCTCCAACTAACAATACAACGCCATGGACCATGGTCTGCTCCATGGGTTGGGGAAGCTGGTGGCGCATATAACAGCGGCAGCCGTCTCGTGTCTAATACTTTCCTGAATAGCTTCTG GtatcttgatcaacttgggcAATCAGCAAAGTATGACACCAAGGTTTACTGCAGACAGACGCTGATTGGTGGCAATTACGGGCTTCTTGACACTGACACTTTCGTACCAAACCCGGATTACTACAG TGCCTTGCTGTGGCATCGGCTCATGGGGACAGGAGTTCTTTCCACAGACATCAGTGGTTCTTCATACTTGCGTGCTTATGTTCATTGCGGGAAGCAGAAG GGGGGCGTCGCACTCCTCTTGTTGAACCTGCACCAAAGCATGGGATTCATGGTTTCAGTCAGGAACGACCTCAATGTCAATCTCGCAGAGGGGCAAGGGATCAGAAGGGACAATGTGTTTGTCCGTGGCCTTAAAAGGACGGTTTCTTGGGTCGGGAGCAAAGCTTCAGACGGGTATTCCAAGAGGGAAGAGTACCATCTCTCGGCGAAAGATGGGAACCCCTTTGCCCGGACCATGCTCCTGAATGGAGTTCCTCTAGAACTCACTGAAGATGGTGACATCCCTCCATTATATCCTGTGGAAGTTTCTGTCAATTCACCAATCTATGTTGCTCCTCTGACCATTGCGTTCATCGTGTTCCCAGACTTCGAGGCTGAAGCTTGTGGTCGATGA